In Zingiber officinale cultivar Zhangliang chromosome 8B, Zo_v1.1, whole genome shotgun sequence, a single genomic region encodes these proteins:
- the LOC122013934 gene encoding chromosome partition protein Smc-like: MTPTVQPILYETKAAAKDAQRDNKIEDLEAKIAEKEKEITEGEASTEGQKTPTVQPTLYNTKADAKVVPDEKVVPKVETQLGLEKLFTLELLILRGLEKVFLHFSLEDQRDKNMDEKEAQRDKNMDEKDAQRDNKIEDLEAKIEEKEKEIEEREKLIEEITVISDSDQISHPESKIEAVIAEIDKVIADRISKMEAVNKRLLDQIHHNDSILKQDNDSILDKENFKHEYNRIINLDYDIMLLMFKKIVNDVVCEAKRDYLENELRILENDKRLQENALYENNKGAIISDIIDLHINTYNENLRLDYEISEIEINKYLLRIKIPLKHNRRISRGSEPMYTSTPKPDE, from the exons ATGACCCCAACAGTTCAACCCATTTTATACGAAACCAAGGCAGCTGCTAAGGATGCTCAAAGAGACAATAAGATAGAGGATCTTGAGGCTAAGATTgcagagaaggagaaagagattacAGAGGGAGAAGCCTCTACTGAAGGTCAAAAGACCCCTACTGTTCAACCAACTCTCTACAATACCAAGGCTGATGCAAAAGTAGTTCCTGATGAAAAAGTAGTTCCTAAAGTAGAGACTCAGTTGGGGCTTGAAAAGTTGTTCACACTGGAGCTACTAATCCTTCGGGGGCTTGAAAAGGTG TTTTTGCATTTCTCGCTTGAAGATCAAAGAGACAAGAAtatggatgagaaggaagctcAAAGAGACAAGAATATGGATGAGAAGGATGCTCAAAGAGACAATAAGATAGAGGATCTTGAGGCTAAGAttgaagagaaggagaaagagattgaagagagagagaAACTGATAGAAGAGATAACAGTCATTTCAGATTCCGATCAAATCTCTCATCCAGAGtctaagatagaggctgtgataGCCGAGATTGATAAAGTGATAGCCGATCGTATATCTAAGATGGAGGCTGTTAATAAAAGACTACTTGATCAAATACATCATAATGATTCAATTCTCAAACAGGATAATGATTCAATTCTCGATAAAGAGAATTTTAAACACGAGTATAATCGTATTATCAATCTAGATTATGATATAATGCTACTTATGTTTAAGAAAATAGTTAATGATGTTGTTTGCGAGGCTAAAAGAGATTATCTAGAGAATGAATTAAGAATACTAGAGAATGATAAAAGACTACAAGAGAATGCACTATATGAAAATAATAAAGGAGCCATTATATCTGATATTATCGATCTTCATATTAATACTTATAATGAGAATTTAAGATTGGATTATGAAATAAGTGAAATAGagattaataaatatttactaaggATAAAAATACCACTAAAACATAACCGAAGGATATCCCGTGGAAGTGAACCGATGTACACTAGTACTCCTAAACCTGATGAATAA